CGGCAGGTCATAGATCACCACGTACTTATCGGTCAGGGAGAAGTCGTGCATCATCGGCGACCCGCTGACTTCGATGTCGACGGTGCGCCGTGCCTGGCCGTCGGTATCGATCACCGAGTACTGCACGGTGCGCCCGCGTCCGAAGGAATAGGAAACGGCGTGCAGTTCTCCGGTGTGCGGATCGCGGTGCGGGTGGGCGGTGTAGCCACCGAACAGGGTGCCGCCGAAATCGCAGGGCCCGACGGTGTCCAGCTCGTCGGTGAGCTCGTAGTTGGCACCGCCGCCTTCGACGAGAGCCAGCGTCCGCCCGGCATGGGTGAGCACGTTGGTGTTGGGGCCGACCGACAGCATCCCGGCGCGCGGGTTGAGCCCCTTGGGCTCGGCCTCGCCGAGCGCGGCGCACGCGGGCGGGGTACGGACCCAGCGGTTGCGGTACCAGCAGGCCTTGCCGTCGCGCAGCGCCACCCCGTGCACCATCGCGTCGCCGGTGAACCAGTGGTAGGTGGCCGGGTCCACCTCCGCGGCCGGGTTGGGCCCGTTACGCAGGTAGCGCCCGTCGAGGTGCTCCGGGATGTGCCCGGTGACCTGCAAGTCGGTAGCGGTCACTTCGGCGCCGACCGGCGCCAGGAAGCCTTCGAGGTAGGGGTTCTCGGATTTGGTTGTCTGCGTTGAAGTCATTTGCTGAACTCCTATAACATTGATATTTCAGCGTTATTGAGACGCTACGCCCGCGATGAGAAGATGGCAAGGCCGCGGCAGAGATGGTTGGAGAGATGACTTCGGAAATTCGGCGCAGTGTTCGCGACGAGATGCTGCTCGCTGCGGTCGGCCTGCTCGACGAGCACGGGCCCGACGCCCTGCAAACCCGCAAGGTGGCGGGTGCGGCGGGGACCTCGACGATGTCGGTGTACACCCACTTCGGCGGGATGCGCGCGTTGATCGAAGCGGTCGCCGAGGAAGGGTTGCGGCAGTTCGACCAGGCCCAAACGGTGCCGCAGACCGCCGACCCGGTCGCCGATCTGTTCGTCACCGGCGCCGCCTACCGCCGCTACGCCATCGAGCGCCCACACATGTACCGCCTGATGTTCGGCAGCACCAGCGCGCACGGCATCAACGCGCCGGCCGGCAATGTTCTGACGCTCACGGTCGCCGAGATCGAGCAGCACCACCCGAGCTTCGCGCATGTGGTGCGGGTGGTGCGCCGATGCATGCAGGCCGGCCGGATCACCGTGGGTGGCGCGGACGACGACGCGTCCGTCGTGGCCACCGCGGCCCAGTTCTGGGCGTTGATCCACGGGTTCGTGATGCTGGAGTTGGCCGGGTACTACGGCGACGACGGATCGGCGATCGCCCCGGTGCTCAACGCGATGACGTCGAATCTGCTTGTCGCCCTGGGCGATACAGCCGAGCGGGTGGCACAGTCAGTGCGGTCTGCGTTTCCCGACTGAACACACGAAACCCCCGGGACCCGTGTTAACAGGCTCCCGGGGGTTTGCGCGAGTTGAACTACTTGACCGTGACCGTAGCGCCGGCGGCCTCGAGCTTGCCCTTGGCCTCCTCGGCGGCTTCCTTGGCGACCTTCTCCAGCAACGGCTTGGGTGCGCCGTCGACCAGGTCCTTGGCCTCTTTGAGGCCCAGGCCGGAGACGATCTCGCGGACGACCTTGATGACGCCGATCTTCTTGTCTCCGGCAGCCTCGAGGATGACGTCGAACTCCGACTGCTCCTCGGCGGCCTCGGCGGGCGCACCACCGGCGGCGGCGCCACCGGCAGCGGCAACGGCGACCGGGGCGGCCGCGGTGACCTCGAAGGTCTCCTCAAACTTCTTCACGAAGTCCGAGAGCTCGAG
The Mycobacterium sp. 050128 genome window above contains:
- a CDS encoding TetR/AcrR family transcriptional regulator; translated protein: MTSEIRRSVRDEMLLAAVGLLDEHGPDALQTRKVAGAAGTSTMSVYTHFGGMRALIEAVAEEGLRQFDQAQTVPQTADPVADLFVTGAAYRRYAIERPHMYRLMFGSTSAHGINAPAGNVLTLTVAEIEQHHPSFAHVVRVVRRCMQAGRITVGGADDDASVVATAAQFWALIHGFVMLELAGYYGDDGSAIAPVLNAMTSNLLVALGDTAERVAQSVRSAFPD
- the rplL gene encoding 50S ribosomal protein L7/L12, producing the protein MAKISTDDLLDVFKEMTLLELSDFVKKFEETFEVTAAAPVAVAAAGGAAAGGAPAEAAEEQSEFDVILEAAGDKKIGVIKVVREIVSGLGLKEAKDLVDGAPKPLLEKVAKEAAEEAKGKLEAAGATVTVK